Proteins encoded together in one Chitinophaga lutea window:
- a CDS encoding Ada metal-binding domain-containing protein produces the protein MYHHIELGNNNENRHRKLSSLIRAGAVTLGGYKKGGIYGLLHCRSGKRMKVENRVFFTDENEALAHGYRPCGACLPEKYRQWKASKKRVERGH, from the coding sequence ATGTATCATCACATCGAACTGGGCAACAATAATGAAAACCGCCACCGGAAGCTGTCTTCGCTGATCCGCGCCGGCGCTGTGACACTGGGCGGGTATAAAAAAGGCGGGATTTACGGCCTGCTGCACTGCCGTTCGGGCAAACGCATGAAGGTGGAGAACCGGGTGTTCTTTACGGACGAAAACGAAGCCCTGGCCCATGGCTACCGCCCCTGCGGCGCCTGCCTCCCGGAAAAATACCGGCAGTGGAAGGCAAGCAAGAAACGGGTTGAACGCGGGCATTGA
- a CDS encoding methylated-DNA--[protein]-cysteine S-methyltransferase, with protein METQQELDYKRIASAIGFFKENFKAQPRLEEVAEHVHLSPFHFQRMFQQWAGVTPKQFLQYLSVEHAKEILKNTGASLFDTAFETGLSGTGRLYDLFIKIEGMTPGEYKNGGASLHINYSFADTPFGAVIVASTDKGICHMAFADEGEEPAFAQLKAVFPNAQYHQRVDMIQQNALFVFSQDWSRLDEIKLHLKGTDFQIKVWDTLLKVPPGGLTTYADLARRAGHEGAFRAAGTAVGNNPVAFLIPCHRVIKANGEIGEYHWGSIRKNAIIGWEAARQQKDNA; from the coding sequence ATGGAAACACAACAGGAACTGGATTATAAACGGATCGCATCGGCCATCGGCTTCTTTAAGGAAAACTTTAAAGCGCAGCCGCGGCTGGAAGAAGTGGCGGAGCACGTGCACCTGAGCCCTTTCCATTTTCAGCGGATGTTCCAGCAATGGGCCGGCGTTACGCCGAAGCAGTTTTTGCAATACCTCAGCGTGGAACATGCGAAGGAAATCCTCAAGAACACGGGCGCCTCGCTCTTCGATACGGCCTTTGAAACGGGCCTGTCGGGCACGGGCCGGCTGTACGACCTGTTCATCAAGATAGAGGGCATGACGCCGGGCGAATACAAAAACGGCGGCGCGTCGCTGCACATCAATTACTCTTTTGCCGATACGCCGTTCGGTGCGGTGATCGTGGCTTCCACGGATAAGGGCATCTGCCACATGGCGTTTGCGGACGAAGGGGAGGAGCCGGCTTTCGCACAGCTGAAGGCGGTGTTCCCGAATGCGCAGTATCACCAGCGGGTGGACATGATACAGCAGAACGCGCTGTTCGTATTCAGCCAGGACTGGAGCCGCCTCGACGAGATCAAGCTGCACCTCAAGGGCACGGATTTCCAGATCAAGGTATGGGACACGCTGCTGAAAGTACCGCCGGGCGGTCTCACCACGTATGCGGACCTCGCCCGCCGCGCGGGCCACGAAGGGGCCTTCCGCGCCGCCGGCACGGCCGTGGGCAACAACCCCGTCGCCTTTCTCATTCCCTGCCACCGCGTGATCAAAGCCAACGGCGAAATCGGCGAATACCACTGGGGCAGCATCCGGAAAAACGCCATCATCGGCTGGGAAGCAGCCCGGCAGCAAAAAGACAATGCATGA
- a CDS encoding alpha-ketoglutarate-dependent dioxygenase AlkB family protein, with protein MIDLFTPYGSNLLPYDGEVNYYGPLLSNPDVYLKALLEKIPWQHDQVFVNGALRNTKRKVAWYGNERYRYTYSGVTREAQPWTAELLELKTLVGEKLGTAFNSCLLNLYSDGSEGMSWHSDDEAALGKNTTIASLSLGAERKFMLKHKTTKETRGIVLQHGSLLVMRGETQTHWLHSVPPSAVILKPRVNLTFRTIVE; from the coding sequence ATGATAGACCTCTTTACGCCCTACGGCAGCAACCTGCTGCCGTACGACGGCGAAGTGAATTATTACGGTCCGCTGCTCAGCAATCCGGACGTTTACCTGAAGGCGCTGCTGGAAAAGATCCCCTGGCAGCACGACCAGGTGTTCGTGAACGGCGCACTGCGCAACACCAAACGCAAGGTGGCCTGGTACGGCAACGAACGCTACCGCTACACCTATTCCGGCGTAACGCGCGAGGCGCAACCCTGGACGGCGGAACTGCTCGAACTGAAAACACTGGTGGGAGAAAAACTGGGCACGGCCTTCAACTCCTGCCTGCTGAACCTGTACAGCGACGGGTCGGAAGGGATGTCGTGGCACAGCGACGACGAGGCCGCGCTGGGGAAAAACACCACCATCGCCTCGCTCAGCCTGGGCGCCGAAAGGAAATTCATGCTCAAACATAAAACCACGAAAGAAACCAGGGGCATCGTACTGCAGCATGGCAGCCTGCTGGTGATGCGTGGTGAAACGCAAACGCACTGGCTGCACAGTGTGCCTCCTTCCGCCGTTATCCTGAAACCCAGGGTCAACCTCACGTTCCGGACCATCGTGGAATAA
- a CDS encoding TlpA family protein disulfide reductase — protein sequence MNVKKLLLALPALCLAAAASGQQPVPVLTYKVDYIKDQIGKSAFTSICRFRILEKLPEGKLRMEATRLNCRQLKSLQPPNTASLMETGITDTEILFNLLLLQQPVELIFDPARTFLPQPALEKLLEQKAAEYSLKPEIVKTLAGNLPAYLSREMHAAFLQAPANASSWQSADSTLLYSATGGANGIRLFSATRNPAKQGPGNIRHVSNNTYKWDAAGGKLLEAYLTYRASGNSQGGNNAPFRYADTMRMELLDTPVNYPAVTPEHVEWLIKTSRWSYALNDAKGFDYDSLKVIAFLQKMDPLFSGEKGYIANRLDLVQGILMRKHYDDYAAVLRNTPNEAMQGSASHLHNKLQNVWYENTDSAMQLLEYLAEARPKSAEDWLQYSLAQGLFVKYDSAMLAEATASWKAAGESEEKIAALRHQVSIQAGQASTLIGRATQSGHPVVRNASRPMYLSHQAELQGHPDSLHAIAQQFRSLSPIEKKSGNAGRYALMLYKTLEEKGQRADADIILKEAIAALEKGATDTLSKRRFTDQNMLAYAYYLQYEALKPTDKRLAMTYLSKASAISPRSSTELTNDSFYDRVMLKSKESYREEFAAALVKEGDTKEAMKVLAQEINAEPGILPMVQQSFAKYLPNLDFKDFITNTLTRSWKEAPDFTLAGYNGGTYKLSDFRGKWVLLDFWGTWCNPCRKELPQIDQVAKSLQNSPNEAFLSIACFDTPEKVNRLLTGEGYTFPVAMSDNKVQLAFNVTGYPTKFIISPDGKMLPVAFSQDWKSIFEQFSNLQNTAVKPADKNAGVNKRMN from the coding sequence ATGAACGTAAAGAAGTTGCTACTCGCCCTCCCGGCGCTTTGTTTGGCCGCCGCCGCTTCCGGTCAACAACCCGTGCCTGTTTTAACCTACAAGGTCGATTACATCAAAGACCAGATTGGCAAATCGGCGTTTACGTCCATTTGCCGGTTCAGGATACTGGAAAAGTTGCCGGAGGGAAAACTCCGTATGGAGGCCACCCGGCTGAACTGCCGGCAACTGAAAAGCCTTCAGCCGCCGAATACCGCCAGCCTCATGGAAACAGGGATCACAGACACGGAGATCCTCTTCAACCTGCTTTTATTGCAACAGCCTGTAGAACTGATCTTCGATCCCGCCCGTACATTTCTGCCGCAACCGGCGCTCGAAAAACTGCTGGAGCAAAAGGCTGCGGAGTATAGCCTGAAACCGGAGATTGTCAAGACACTGGCGGGTAATCTTCCCGCCTACCTTTCCAGGGAAATGCACGCCGCTTTTTTGCAGGCGCCCGCCAACGCATCCAGCTGGCAAAGCGCGGATTCGACATTGCTGTATTCCGCTACCGGCGGAGCGAACGGCATCCGTCTCTTCAGCGCCACCAGGAACCCGGCCAAACAAGGCCCGGGCAATATCCGGCACGTCAGCAACAATACATATAAATGGGATGCGGCGGGCGGCAAATTGCTGGAGGCCTATTTAACCTACCGGGCCAGCGGCAATTCCCAGGGCGGCAACAACGCCCCCTTTCGTTATGCGGACACCATGCGCATGGAACTGCTCGATACCCCGGTCAACTATCCCGCCGTTACGCCGGAACACGTAGAGTGGCTGATAAAAACCTCCCGGTGGAGCTATGCGCTGAATGATGCAAAAGGGTTTGATTACGACTCCCTGAAAGTGATCGCCTTTCTGCAGAAAATGGATCCGCTTTTCAGCGGGGAAAAGGGTTATATCGCGAACAGGCTCGACCTGGTGCAGGGCATCCTGATGAGGAAGCACTACGATGATTACGCAGCAGTGTTGCGGAACACTCCCAACGAGGCCATGCAAGGCAGTGCCTCCCACCTGCATAACAAGTTGCAGAATGTATGGTATGAGAATACTGATAGCGCCATGCAACTGCTGGAATACCTCGCCGAAGCCCGTCCGAAATCCGCGGAAGACTGGTTGCAGTATAGCCTGGCGCAGGGGCTTTTTGTAAAATACGACAGCGCCATGCTTGCCGAAGCAACAGCATCCTGGAAGGCCGCCGGCGAAAGCGAGGAAAAAATTGCGGCGTTGCGGCATCAGGTGAGCATACAGGCGGGACAGGCATCCACGCTCATTGGCCGGGCTACCCAAAGCGGCCATCCTGTTGTGCGAAACGCCTCCCGCCCCATGTATCTCAGCCACCAGGCGGAATTGCAGGGCCACCCGGATTCCCTGCATGCCATCGCGCAGCAATTCCGGTCGCTTTCCCCCATAGAAAAGAAATCGGGCAATGCCGGCCGGTACGCGCTGATGTTGTATAAAACGCTCGAAGAAAAAGGACAGCGGGCCGATGCGGACATTATCCTGAAGGAGGCCATTGCAGCGCTTGAAAAAGGCGCCACGGACACCCTGAGCAAAAGGCGCTTCACCGATCAGAACATGCTCGCTTACGCCTATTACCTGCAATACGAAGCGCTGAAACCGACCGACAAACGGCTCGCCATGACCTACCTGTCCAAAGCCTCCGCCATTTCACCGCGCTCCTCCACGGAATTGACGAACGACAGTTTTTACGACCGGGTCATGCTGAAATCGAAAGAAAGCTACCGCGAGGAATTTGCGGCCGCCCTCGTGAAAGAAGGCGATACAAAGGAAGCCATGAAGGTGCTGGCGCAGGAAATCAACGCCGAGCCGGGTATTCTGCCGATGGTACAGCAATCGTTCGCGAAATATTTACCCAACCTGGATTTCAAGGACTTCATCACCAACACGCTCACCCGTTCCTGGAAAGAGGCGCCTGATTTTACGCTCGCCGGCTATAACGGCGGCACCTACAAACTCTCCGACTTCCGGGGAAAATGGGTGCTGCTCGACTTCTGGGGCACCTGGTGCAACCCCTGCCGCAAAGAACTGCCGCAGATCGACCAGGTTGCCAAAAGCCTCCAAAACAGCCCGAACGAGGCCTTTCTGTCCATTGCCTGCTTCGACACCCCGGAAAAAGTAAACAGGCTGCTCACCGGGGAAGGATATACGTTCCCCGTGGCCATGTCGGACAATAAAGTGCAGCTGGCATTCAACGTAACAGGATACCCCACGAAATTCATCATTTCACCGGATGGCAAGATGCTGCCCGTTGCTTTTTCACAGGACTGGAAAAGTATATTCGAACAATTCAGTAACCTGCAAAACACGGCGGTCAAACCCGCAGATAAAAATGCCGGCGTCAACAAGCGGATGAATTAA
- a CDS encoding ATP-grasp domain-containing protein, which yields MAKKIALVTYQVQEKYSAGVNDNEDTQLQAWLQDKGLAVEMVVWNNPAAEWTAFDAAILKSPWDYHEQPDAFYAWLRAMEQQGVRVLNSPDRVIWNSNKKYLVEIAGSGLPVIPTVLLPRGSRPDLAALYTQWNTDKIVVKPCVSAGAKNTLLLPQDEVTARQAEVYALIAEEDYLAQPYLPEVEQGEWSFLFFGGQFSHSLLKVPKDGDFRVQHYHGGTFRTAASTAAFEEKAAEYVRRFGADTLYARVDGLIRDDEFYLMELELIEPYLYLSTAPQGFENYYKALRHFLQ from the coding sequence ATGGCAAAAAAGATCGCACTGGTGACCTACCAGGTACAGGAGAAATATTCGGCCGGCGTGAACGATAATGAAGACACGCAGCTGCAGGCATGGTTACAGGACAAAGGGCTGGCCGTGGAAATGGTGGTGTGGAACAACCCCGCCGCGGAATGGACGGCCTTCGACGCGGCCATCCTGAAATCGCCCTGGGATTACCACGAGCAGCCGGATGCATTTTATGCCTGGCTGCGGGCGATGGAACAACAGGGCGTGCGGGTGCTGAACAGTCCCGACCGCGTGATCTGGAACAGCAACAAAAAATACCTCGTTGAAATAGCCGGCAGCGGCCTGCCCGTGATACCCACGGTATTATTGCCGCGGGGCAGCCGCCCCGACCTGGCGGCGTTATACACGCAATGGAACACGGACAAGATCGTGGTGAAACCCTGCGTCAGCGCCGGCGCTAAAAACACGCTGCTGCTGCCGCAGGATGAAGTAACGGCCCGGCAAGCGGAAGTGTACGCCCTGATCGCAGAAGAAGACTATCTCGCGCAGCCTTACCTGCCCGAAGTGGAACAGGGCGAATGGTCTTTCCTGTTTTTCGGCGGGCAGTTCAGTCACAGTTTGCTGAAGGTGCCGAAGGACGGGGATTTCCGGGTACAGCACTATCACGGCGGTACCTTCCGGACGGCGGCATCCACCGCGGCGTTTGAAGAAAAAGCGGCGGAATACGTGCGCCGTTTCGGGGCGGATACGCTGTACGCCCGCGTGGACGGCCTCATCCGCGACGACGAGTTTTACCTGATGGAACTGGAGCTGATCGAGCCGTATCTCTATCTCAGCACCGCCCCGCAGGGATTCGAGAATTACTACAAAGCCTTACGGCATTTCCTGCAATGA
- a CDS encoding GH25 family lysozyme, whose protein sequence is MRIFKKRRSCLQWAGAFRNFRDLCETQYRRAVQANEEYIPLKGDNINEAALTEHMPAINTYTGTGSRLPDIRDLMKGPTATHDAGLLLSSLYSLQYANEEMEMMLTEFRERYKTYKNDYYTHLYELVRLHDELNGYVKGKHLNEAAGKWVDGYFKIFADWMRKGADKAADVLQQAVITPLLALNKNSPGTPFIHLTTENALQCSSAYSSMHTLDTQFRNRLQHYTRLYRKALRFLKVLAPHMEMPLLRENRQPIFVYALMFVLLATPFALYFCNRPTPAQLPVVEADTVPPQPDPKLARLHAAPVVYGLDVSKYQGNLLEKITDFDSIYFVICKATEGLTMRDGTFAANWEMLGRTNVLRGAYHFFISSDDPERQAAFFLQTAMGAGQTDIPLIIDVEAGSLKDSIPADSLQRRLLACLSYLERQHGRKPILYTNLSFANVYLRNEVFAAFPLWLAEYSGKPKPVLPVAWQKTGHTFWQKSASYVIDAETTDYDVFNGSGAELLEFIRADSLP, encoded by the coding sequence ATGCGCATCTTTAAAAAACGCCGGAGCTGCCTGCAATGGGCGGGCGCGTTCAGGAATTTCCGCGACCTCTGTGAGACGCAGTACCGGCGGGCCGTCCAGGCGAATGAAGAATACATCCCCCTGAAGGGGGATAACATCAACGAAGCCGCTCTCACCGAACACATGCCCGCCATCAATACCTATACCGGTACAGGCAGCCGCCTGCCGGATATCCGGGACCTGATGAAAGGCCCCACCGCCACGCACGACGCCGGCCTGCTGCTCTCGTCCCTCTACAGCCTGCAGTACGCCAACGAAGAAATGGAAATGATGCTGACCGAATTCCGGGAGCGGTACAAAACTTACAAAAACGATTATTACACCCACCTGTACGAGCTGGTGCGGCTGCACGACGAGCTGAACGGTTACGTGAAAGGCAAACATCTCAATGAGGCCGCCGGCAAATGGGTGGACGGTTACTTTAAAATATTCGCGGACTGGATGCGCAAGGGCGCTGACAAAGCGGCGGACGTATTGCAACAGGCCGTCATCACCCCACTGCTGGCGCTGAATAAAAACAGTCCCGGTACACCATTCATCCATCTTACCACGGAGAACGCCCTGCAATGCAGCAGCGCCTACAGCAGCATGCATACGCTCGACACGCAATTCCGCAACAGGCTGCAACATTACACCCGGCTGTACCGGAAAGCCCTGCGTTTCCTGAAAGTGCTGGCCCCGCATATGGAAATGCCGCTGCTGCGGGAAAACCGCCAGCCGATTTTTGTGTATGCGCTTATGTTCGTGCTGCTGGCGACGCCCTTTGCGCTGTATTTTTGCAACCGGCCCACCCCTGCCCAATTGCCCGTAGTGGAAGCGGATACGGTACCGCCCCAGCCGGATCCCAAACTGGCCAGACTGCATGCCGCGCCGGTGGTGTATGGCCTCGACGTATCGAAGTACCAGGGTAACCTGCTGGAGAAAATCACGGACTTCGACAGTATTTATTTTGTGATCTGCAAGGCCACCGAAGGGCTCACCATGCGCGACGGCACCTTCGCCGCCAATTGGGAAATGCTGGGGCGGACGAACGTGCTGCGCGGCGCTTATCATTTTTTCATCAGTTCCGACGACCCGGAGCGGCAGGCCGCATTTTTCCTGCAGACGGCGATGGGCGCCGGCCAAACGGACATCCCGCTGATCATCGACGTGGAAGCCGGCAGCCTGAAAGACAGCATCCCGGCCGACAGCCTGCAACGCCGCCTGCTGGCCTGCCTCAGTTACCTGGAGCGGCAACATGGGCGCAAACCTATCCTGTACACCAACCTCAGTTTTGCCAACGTTTACCTGCGCAACGAGGTGTTTGCCGCTTTCCCGCTCTGGCTGGCGGAATACTCCGGCAAACCCAAGCCCGTGCTGCCGGTAGCCTGGCAGAAAACGGGGCATACGTTCTGGCAGAAAAGCGCGTCGTACGTCATTGATGCGGAGACAACGGATTACGATGTATTTAACGGGAGCGGCGCGGAGTTGCTGGAGTTTATCCGGGCAGACAGTCTCCCCTGA
- a CDS encoding methylated-DNA--[protein]-cysteine S-methyltransferase encodes MKTNEATLQPAAMLRRIRNTVPDAAFSSGVVIEKMRREEEAGLAIHCSTHKTALGEILLASTSKGICYAGFTDNNSDIAIADLRRRYPKAVLDRHTDAFQREAVQWFNNPGTPGLPLHLHVKGTAFQWSVWEKLLHIPPGGLTTYSALGGGSKMARAAGTAVGDNPVGYLIPCHRAVRSNGQFEGYFWGPARKQQLLSMEATPQEAGFPAKQAALIL; translated from the coding sequence ATGAAAACGAACGAAGCAACTTTACAACCGGCCGCCATGCTCCGCCGCATCCGCAACACGGTGCCGGATGCAGCTTTCAGCAGCGGGGTGGTGATCGAAAAAATGCGGCGGGAAGAAGAAGCGGGCCTGGCCATTCACTGCAGCACGCACAAAACGGCGCTGGGTGAAATACTGCTGGCCTCCACGTCCAAAGGCATCTGTTATGCGGGGTTTACCGACAATAATAGCGATATTGCCATAGCCGACCTGCGCCGCCGTTATCCGAAAGCGGTGCTCGACCGGCATACGGACGCATTCCAGCGCGAAGCGGTGCAATGGTTCAACAACCCCGGCACGCCGGGATTGCCGCTGCACCTGCACGTAAAAGGCACGGCGTTCCAATGGTCCGTCTGGGAGAAACTGCTGCACATCCCGCCCGGCGGGCTCACTACTTACAGCGCCCTCGGCGGCGGCTCAAAGATGGCCAGGGCGGCGGGCACAGCGGTAGGGGACAATCCTGTGGGTTACCTCATTCCCTGCCACCGCGCGGTACGCAGTAACGGGCAGTTTGAAGGGTACTTCTGGGGACCGGCGCGCAAACAGCAGCTGCTCTCCATGGAAGCAACACCGCAAGAAGCGGGTTTCCCGGCAAAACAGGCTGCGTTAATTTTGTAG
- a CDS encoding 2OG-Fe(II) oxygenase, which produces MKTIKERITEQNWPEINKALHDNGFAIIRKILYKHECEQLIAEYDADDTYRKTINMERYRFGSGEYKYFRYPLPHIITSLRENVYQHIAPVANQWMQELGIDTRFPPTHAAMKQLCEEKGQTKPTVLILKYGEGGFNTLHQDLYGEVFFPMQMVFMLNEPDEDFTGGEFVITEQIPRAQSKANVLKPALGDMVIFTTNFRAAKGSRGYYRVNMKHGVSPLHSGRRHSMGIIFHDGLS; this is translated from the coding sequence ATGAAAACGATCAAAGAAAGAATAACGGAACAGAATTGGCCGGAGATCAACAAAGCGCTGCACGACAACGGCTTTGCAATCATCAGGAAAATCCTCTACAAACACGAGTGCGAACAGCTGATCGCGGAATACGACGCGGACGACACCTACCGCAAAACCATCAACATGGAACGGTACCGCTTCGGCAGCGGGGAGTACAAATATTTCCGTTACCCCTTGCCGCATATCATCACCAGCCTCCGCGAAAACGTGTACCAGCACATTGCGCCGGTGGCCAACCAGTGGATGCAGGAACTGGGTATCGACACGCGCTTTCCGCCCACCCACGCGGCCATGAAACAGTTGTGCGAGGAAAAAGGACAAACCAAACCCACCGTGCTGATCCTCAAATACGGGGAAGGCGGTTTCAATACCCTGCACCAGGACCTCTACGGGGAAGTGTTTTTCCCCATGCAGATGGTGTTCATGCTCAACGAACCGGACGAAGACTTTACGGGCGGCGAGTTCGTGATCACGGAACAGATCCCCCGCGCGCAATCGAAAGCCAATGTGCTGAAACCCGCGCTGGGCGACATGGTGATCTTCACCACCAACTTCCGGGCGGCCAAAGGCAGCCGGGGATACTACCGGGTGAACATGAAACACGGCGTCAGCCCGCTGCACAGCGGCCGGCGCCACAGCATGGGCATAATTTTTCATGACGGATTAAGTTGA
- a CDS encoding TlpA family protein disulfide reductase: MKLKQILLTLPVLCLAAAAFSQQKGPALNYKVTSSADQFRKTAASSIVQFRVLEKLEGGKLRITATRLTYELKAGTQAINTASILETSVPDTEVLLNLLLLQQPVELLYDPSKPMIPQPGFEKLLTERALALGVKPEHIKTMAGNQTVYLFREMRAAFFQAPAGATGWQSEDSLLLYTSRPPANGIRVISAVKNPAKAEPGDVRSQYDNVYRLDEKSGHIVDAKIIYGATGTYVTEGKTIPFRITDTMHLELLDAPPAYPAVTPEQVEWLVKTSHWSEALKDAVGIEYDSAKVAALLQKTDPLLGTQKGYALKKLHLVQQALSKRDYNVYNKALQDAPLEALKGDAIHLHNRLQDERETNADDAVVLAGYLAAARLDSYEEWMQHSMAQGLFVKLDSATLAWMKKRFGDEEIPPAELEKQRREAKARVERSASIVGRLSAHPDTAVRNAARPMYLTYLAEQAVSPDSLRAIVSQFRALSPAERASGNAGRYGLMLYKALLQKGMTAEASGVLQETITALEKSAADSLNRKRFTDKNMLAYGYRLQSEALQATDKRKAMALLAKAAAVSPRTAVEQTHDSFYDQVLLQSQSSYREEYASALLKAGASKEAMKVLAQEINADPILLPAVQKSFAEHLPDVDFKDFVNNTLTRSWQDAPDFTLTGYKGGTYKLSDLKGKWVLIDFWGTWCQPCRRELPEINKFAQRVQNSAEEAFVSIACGDTPEKVDKLMTAEKYVFPVAMSDQTVEKTFKVRGYPSKYIISPDGKMLPVAFGQDWKMIFEQFSRLKNATVKAEEKKANVNKQLN; the protein is encoded by the coding sequence ATGAAACTTAAACAAATTCTGCTGACCCTGCCCGTGCTTTGCCTCGCTGCCGCCGCCTTTAGCCAGCAAAAGGGCCCGGCGCTCAACTATAAAGTGACCAGTTCCGCCGACCAGTTCCGCAAAACGGCGGCCTCTTCCATCGTGCAATTCAGGGTGCTGGAGAAACTGGAAGGCGGCAAGCTGCGCATAACGGCTACCCGCCTCACCTACGAGCTGAAAGCGGGCACACAGGCCATCAATACGGCCAGCATCCTGGAAACCAGCGTGCCGGACACCGAGGTGCTGCTCAACCTGCTGTTATTGCAACAGCCGGTTGAATTACTGTACGACCCTTCGAAACCGATGATCCCCCAGCCCGGCTTTGAAAAACTGCTGACGGAGCGGGCACTGGCGCTCGGCGTGAAACCGGAGCACATTAAAACCATGGCCGGCAACCAGACGGTTTACCTCTTCCGGGAAATGCGCGCCGCGTTTTTCCAGGCGCCGGCCGGCGCTACGGGATGGCAAAGCGAAGACTCCCTGTTGCTGTATACCTCGCGGCCACCGGCAAACGGCATCCGCGTCATCAGCGCCGTCAAGAACCCGGCCAAAGCAGAACCCGGCGACGTCAGGTCGCAATATGATAACGTTTACAGGCTGGATGAAAAGTCCGGCCATATCGTTGATGCAAAAATCATTTACGGCGCCACCGGCACCTATGTGACGGAAGGTAAAACCATTCCTTTCCGGATCACAGACACGATGCACCTGGAATTGCTGGATGCCCCGCCCGCCTACCCGGCCGTTACGCCCGAACAGGTGGAATGGCTGGTAAAAACATCGCACTGGAGCGAGGCTCTCAAAGATGCCGTGGGCATTGAATACGACAGTGCCAAAGTCGCCGCCCTGCTGCAGAAAACAGATCCGCTGTTAGGCACGCAGAAAGGATACGCCCTCAAAAAACTGCACCTGGTGCAGCAGGCCCTGTCGAAGCGCGATTACAATGTTTACAATAAAGCGTTGCAGGATGCGCCGCTGGAGGCGTTGAAAGGCGACGCCATCCACCTCCATAACCGGTTGCAGGATGAACGGGAAACAAACGCAGACGACGCCGTTGTGCTGGCCGGCTACCTGGCCGCGGCCCGGCTGGATTCGTACGAAGAATGGATGCAGCACAGCATGGCCCAGGGCCTCTTTGTAAAACTTGATTCAGCCACCCTCGCGTGGATGAAAAAAAGGTTCGGGGACGAGGAAATCCCGCCCGCCGAGCTGGAGAAACAACGCAGGGAAGCAAAGGCACGGGTCGAAAGGTCCGCCTCGATCGTAGGCCGCCTGAGCGCCCACCCGGATACCGCCGTCCGTAACGCCGCCCGCCCGATGTACCTCACCTACCTTGCCGAACAGGCCGTGTCACCGGATTCACTGCGCGCGATCGTTTCACAGTTCCGGGCGCTGTCGCCGGCGGAACGGGCAAGCGGCAATGCCGGCCGGTACGGGCTGATGCTGTACAAGGCGCTGCTGCAAAAAGGCATGACGGCCGAAGCATCCGGCGTTTTACAGGAAACCATAACAGCCCTCGAAAAAAGCGCGGCGGATAGTCTGAACCGTAAACGCTTCACCGACAAGAACATGCTGGCGTACGGCTACCGCCTCCAGTCCGAAGCCCTGCAAGCCACCGATAAACGGAAGGCCATGGCCCTGCTCGCCAAAGCAGCCGCCGTGTCGCCCCGCACCGCCGTTGAGCAAACACACGACAGTTTCTACGACCAGGTGCTGCTGCAATCGCAAAGCAGCTACCGCGAAGAATACGCGTCGGCCCTGCTGAAGGCCGGCGCTTCCAAGGAAGCGATGAAAGTGCTGGCCCAGGAAATCAACGCAGACCCTATCCTGTTGCCGGCGGTACAAAAATCTTTCGCGGAGCATTTACCCGACGTCGACTTCAAAGACTTCGTCAACAACACGCTCACCCGCAGCTGGCAGGATGCGCCCGATTTCACGCTCACCGGGTATAAAGGCGGCACTTACAAACTGTCCGACCTGAAAGGGAAATGGGTGCTGATCGATTTCTGGGGCACCTGGTGCCAGCCCTGCCGCAGGGAACTGCCGGAGATCAACAAATTCGCGCAAAGGGTGCAAAACAGCGCGGAAGAGGCTTTTGTGTCGATTGCCTGCGGCGATACGCCGGAGAAAGTGGACAAGCTGATGACGGCGGAAAAATACGTCTTCCCCGTCGCCATGTCCGACCAAACCGTGGAAAAAACCTTCAAGGTCCGCGGTTATCCTTCCAAGTATATCATCTCGCCGGACGGGAAAATGCTGCCTGTCGCATTCGGCCAGGACTGGAAAATGATCTTCGAACAGTTCAGCCGGCTGAAAAACGCCACGGTAAAAGCGGAGGAAAAGAAGGCCAACGTTAACAAACAACTGAATTAA